A window of Bacteroidota bacterium genomic DNA:
ATCCTTCGCGCCCGTTCGGAGTCGCGACTCAGAAGAAGAATCTTCTGCAACAACTCCTCTGGACTGGCGTAGCACTCCATCTCAGAACCCTCGGCAAACCACTGACTCTGCTCGGCAGAGCGCGTCGTGAGCATTGCATGTCGCGTTGCTGGGATTTCGAATGTCCGCATATTGTGGCTGCCCTCGTTCTGCGCCCGTAGGATATTCAGCGCTATCGGGGCGAGACTCTGCATCCGTGTCGCTTCCGCACCGTAGATTGCTTTTCCTTGCAGCCATTGCTTCGGGACGTGCATCGATTTCTCCCAGCCATTGCCCCAGATCGCGATATTACAACCCACCAGATGGCTCAACAGTTTATCGCGGTCCGGAGAAAATGTGCCAAGAAATACCGCGTCGAATTGTGGCCTGGTTTCGCTATCCTCGATGGGCCGGTGAAGTGCCGGATCGTAAGCAAATGGCAGAAACTCGATCGACTTCGCACCAGCGGCCGCAAAGCGATCCTTTAGGTGGCTGTTCCATGTAAAGTGAAAATTGTACATTGGAATCGCCGCCAAAAGCCGCTGCGAAGAATTCAGCTTTTCCCAGGGACTATCAGGGTTAAAATTCACGATGGGTCTTGTACCAAGAATTTCTTTGGCGCGATGAATTACGTTCGGATGTATGAATCTACCCTTGATCACAAGGACAATATCGGGTTGTCGGGATTCGATCTCACTTATCAGCCAATTCCCTACCCGATCGGCAATTCGCAATCGAAGGAGCCTGTCACCGAAAGCCACCTTTGCGAGTGGATGGGCACGGGCGAACTCGTCCCAGTCAAACCGTAGCACTGTCCAGCCAAGGCTCTCGAATGCCTGCGCGTAGCTTTCCTCAAGAGAGCCATGCCAGAACGAGCCGGATATTAGAATCTTCATCTCGCCTTCCGCGCGCGAACAATGATGTGCGGGGCAAAGAGTGACGGCCAAACATTTTCAAGAAAAGCCAGACGCGCAAAGCGCGGCAGCTTGCGACGGAGCAAAGTTGTCGCATGTTGCATTCCGTAGCCACCGAGCGCATCCAAACCGTCGAAGATAGATGCATCCCCATTCGAACGGACGGATTCAATCTCGAATCCGCATACTTCCAGCATTCTCCGAAATGATTGAAGGCTATAAAAACGGATGTGAGCACCCTTCCACTCATTCGAGAAGTCCGAGATCGATGTCGATAGCTCGGCGCGAGTGAGCGCCCTCAGCCGTTCACGGAAATAACCGTTGTTCGGGACACTGGCGACGAACAACCCGCCCGGAGCTAGCACGCGAAAGATTTCGCTGACCGTGAATTTTGGGTCATAGAGATGTTCGAGAACCTCGATGCACACTGCGCCATTGAAACTTGCGTCAGGATATGGAAACGGCTTTGAGAGATCGTGTACGCGAGCGTCGAGGCCCATTCTTCTGGCATTTGCCACTCCCCTATTGCTGATGTCAATTGCCGAAAGCTTCGAGACCTGATTCACGAGCCAGGACTGATAGTTAGAGGCATCACCGCACCCAACATCGAGCACCTTATCCGTCGGTTTGAACGCGTTTTTAAAATGGAGATCGAGCATCTCTTGCGAGAACGAGTGCTTCGGAGTCCATCCGCTATCCCGGTTCCAATACTCGTCATAGAAAGATGCGATCTCGTCACCGTCTTCTTTTGACGAGGGCGGTACAGTATCGAGAATCATTCTGTATGTGCGCTCAATCGCATCGCCGTATGCATCCCACCCAAACAAATTCGAGGCTTCCGCGGCAGCTTGGCCGATGTGACTGGATCTTGCCGGATCGTCGATCAACGATCGAACCGACGCCGCGATGGCCTGTGAATCCGACGGAGGAACGATGAGGCCACTTCTGCCATCCTCGATAAACTCGCGACCACCAGTATTCTCCGTTGCAATGACAGGCAATCCGCACGCCATTGCTTCCGCGATTACGAGCGCAAGTCCCTCTTGAATCGAAGGCAGGCAGAAGACTTGGGCGGAATAAAAATGCTGGAGCAATTCGTGGTTTGCGACAAACGGGATATGCTCGTTGATCTCCTTTCGTAATGGACTATGCGAGAGCCACGATTCAAAGTCGCGCTCCATGCGGCCGATGAGCTTCAGCCGCAATTTCACTCCGCTCGCGCGGAGCGATTGGATAGCCTCCAATAAGTATGGCATCCCCTTCTGGAACCCGATGGCTCCGACAAACAGAATTGTTGGGATAGCCGACGAGCCAGTCGCTTGGGCCGGACGAAAGCGGCCCAAATCGACTCCATAGCGGATCTTAAGGATCTTTTCTGCAGAAAATCCGCGGGCAAGAAAGCTCGTGCGCGCAAACTCGCTCGGTACCATGATGTAGTCCGCTTCGTGGTACTCTTTGAGTTGCTTCTCTTCAAGGAGTCGATCCCATCGTGAGCGATTGGGTGCAGCAACACCAAATCGCTTGCGCTCCTCCTCGATCAGTCGATATTGCTCCGTGATATGGGTGGAGCCGCGCTCGATAATCGTGCGAGCCCCTCGCGATTTTGCCTCTCGCAATTGAAACAGCGATTGGCTTGCCCATCCGACGAAGAGATCGGACTGCGGTATGGATTGCGCCGCGCGCCGATCATAGATATTATCCTTCACGAAATATGAGAGTGATTGCGCATCCGAGACCGGCAACTTTCGGAGCGCGAAACCGAGATATTCCGGTAGCGGAATTTGTACGACCTGCTGCAGGAAGTCTGCATTACCTTGAAGCTCTGCGGGGAGACGACGATTGGGCAATAGCCTATCGTTGAGCGTCGTCGTGATAAAGCGAGTCAGGTGTCCACGCCGAAATAATTGCTGGACAAGGTTGAACGCGTGAAAGCGTCCGGCGGCACTAACGGTTACACGCATGGGCAAAAGCTTAGCTTAACTCGATCTCGACAAGGGCTGCGTTCTTCTCTACTGATTTCCCTTCGCTGGCGTGGACGATTGCAATGCGTCCAGCAGCACCTGCGAGAATATTATTCTCCATCTTCATTGCTTCGAGGATCACGAGCGTCGAAGCGCGCTCGACAATGTCGCCGGCGCGTACATTCACGGAACGGATCATGCCGGGCATCGGGGCCTTCACAACATGCATCCCTGCAGCCACACCCTTTGGTCCGGCGCCAAACGCGCCGAAACGCTCGCGGATGATGCGCTCCCTCTCCGACTCGACGTACAGTTCCACACCATCAAGCGAGCAACCATCGCCCAACTTGCCGTTGGACTCGAAGACCTCGATCAGGGACTCACCGTCTCGCACGAGATAATGACCCGGAGCGAGTTGCTCGACAGCAAGCTCCGGAGACTCGATCTCGCGCCATTCACCATTGAGTTGGATGCGAAGTGTTCGATCGTTAGGCAACGCTTAGAAAAATATGTGGGTCTGAATCAGGGCCGTTGTTTCGGTATGGTCCTCCAATTTTGTCGGATCCGCTGGGGACGGTGCAGTGCCGCGGGCAACGCGGAACTCGGGCCGGAACTCCAGGAATCGCACCGGAAACCACTGTGCCCCAACCATGAGGCGGGTCTTAATGTTCGTGGAAATCCCGCCCACATTGCCGCCATAATAATTATCGAATCGGAGGATCCCCGTGAGCCCTTTCGTAATATCGACCGCGGTCTCTATCGCCATGGCGTGGACCGTGTCGCTATACTGCCCGACGGGATTGCTGATCGGATAGTTCGGTGGCAGCACATGATAGATGAAATTCCCCATGTCAAACTCGGCCAGTACGCTCACCGGGCCGACGTGAATACCACCGTGAATCGCCGTCAGCCAAGTGCGCGCCGTGGAATCGCCAACGCCGGGTGGGGGCTGCGGCGGAAAATGCTGAATTGTGTGAGCATAGAGAGAGCCGCCAATCTCGGCCGAAACGGTGTGGTCCATCATGGGACCTGTGTTGATGACACCACGCAGTGCGATGGCATATGGTCCAAGCGGATCGTTCTTGAAAAGCGAGGCTCCGGCTTCATTGCCATTCAGGAAGTCTGCTGTAATGAATGCGTGATCGAACAGCTCCGCACCGAGTTCGATACCTTCATCGACGTAGTTCGGCTGCCAGAATAGTCCGGCCGGGCCGAAGCCGGAGAAGCTTGCGTTGCCACCTCGCGTATAGACTGTATGGTCATCGAACCGTATGCCAAAGGCCGGATAGAATGCACCAACTTTGAAGTATGCATCGCCAACGATTGCTCCGGCATCGAAGAATTCGCCGGATGAATGGACAAAATGGATGATACCATATCCTTCCCAGGTCGTCGAGACCAGTGGCGAGACGATCGGATTTACCTTCACAAATGCCTCGATCGATTCCGAAAGCTTGGCACTCACATAGATTGGCAACGCCATTTCAAGCGCGCCGCTCGCCTTGACAGTCGTGTCGCGAAGGATATGCCTTGCCAGAACAGAGTCATGCCCTGGAATGACAAAATCCGCTGTGGTGTGATCGCCAAAGTAGAGATACTGGCTTCGCATATCGACACCGATGCGAATTGCGTCGCCTATATTGGCGCTAAACTTCGGGCCACGCTCCCACATGGGTAGCCGGTTCATTGCGAAGTTATCACCGCCCTGGGTCCGCATCCGGCCACCCGTAGGATCGACATGGCAGCCGCGACAATCGACTTCGCCACCGCGCAATGCAAATCGCGGAAGACTCGAAGCTGAAGCGCCAAAACAACAGAGCAGTATAGACGTAAGCGCAAGCATGCGCCGGGGATTAGCAATCATGATTGTGAGGAAAAATGTTAGACAACGAAGCACCACTAACAAGACACTTGATCGAGCTCCTACGGGACAGACAAAACACGTTTCCATCCATAATTTCTATGGATGAGCTTGCACCTATTGCCAGGGTTTCCTGATTGCGCTACAACTCCCGGATTACCTGTATATCACGGGTAATAGCCTCGCGAAGCTCTTCGAGCGAGCGAAACCGCTCCTGCGGCCGAAGATAACGGTGGCACTCAACCGTTAGCGTTCGGTCATACAAATCACCATCAAAATCGAGTAGTAATACCTCGACAGTCCGCTCGCCTGCAGAGTGAATCGTCGGCTTCGTGCCAATGCTGAGAGCAGCCTGAAGTCTCTTGCCGTCCAAGATGACTCGTGCGGCATAGACGCCATCGGCAGGAATGAGCTTTGGCGCTGGAAGCTCGAGATTTGCGGTTGGGAAACCGAGTTTGCGGCCAAGCGCATCGCCATGCACAACGCGTCCGCTAAATGCATACGGACGGCCAAGCCAGGCGTTCGCATCACCAAGTGCACCGCCCTTCAGAGCGGTACGTATCTTAGTTGAGCTGATCGAAACATTATCAACCGTGACAGGCAAGATCTCCTCGATCAAAATTCCCATTTGGGGCGCGAGCTGCTTGAGGTGTGCTGCATCGCCTTCGCGATTACGCCCAAACGCATGATTGAAGCCGACAATCATTGCACGTGTGCCAAGCCGGCCAACTAGAATCTCACGAAAGAATTCGATGTAGGACGTCTGCGAAAATGCCTCCGAGAATTTGATCACAATTGCCTCATCAATCCCTTTGCCTTCCAGGAGCGCAAGCCGTTCC
This region includes:
- a CDS encoding glycosyltransferase, with protein sequence MKILISGSFWHGSLEESYAQAFESLGWTVLRFDWDEFARAHPLAKVAFGDRLLRLRIADRVGNWLISEIESRQPDIVLVIKGRFIHPNVIHRAKEILGTRPIVNFNPDSPWEKLNSSQRLLAAIPMYNFHFTWNSHLKDRFAAAGAKSIEFLPFAYDPALHRPIEDSETRPQFDAVFLGTFSPDRDKLLSHLVGCNIAIWGNGWEKSMHVPKQWLQGKAIYGAEATRMQSLAPIALNILRAQNEGSHNMRTFEIPATRHAMLTTRSAEQSQWFAEGSEMECYASPEELLQKILLLSRDSERARRIAEAGHRRVREETYAKRARTILDALGFAK
- a CDS encoding biotin/lipoyl-containing protein, with protein sequence MPNDRTLRIQLNGEWREIESPELAVEQLAPGHYLVRDGESLIEVFESNGKLGDGCSLDGVELYVESERERIIRERFGAFGAGPKGVAAGMHVVKAPMPGMIRSVNVRAGDIVERASTLVILEAMKMENNILAGAAGRIAIVHASEGKSVEKNAALVEIELS
- a CDS encoding glycosyltransferase, with the translated sequence MRVTVSAAGRFHAFNLVQQLFRRGHLTRFITTTLNDRLLPNRRLPAELQGNADFLQQVVQIPLPEYLGFALRKLPVSDAQSLSYFVKDNIYDRRAAQSIPQSDLFVGWASQSLFQLREAKSRGARTIIERGSTHITEQYRLIEEERKRFGVAAPNRSRWDRLLEEKQLKEYHEADYIMVPSEFARTSFLARGFSAEKILKIRYGVDLGRFRPAQATGSSAIPTILFVGAIGFQKGMPYLLEAIQSLRASGVKLRLKLIGRMERDFESWLSHSPLRKEINEHIPFVANHELLQHFYSAQVFCLPSIQEGLALVIAEAMACGLPVIATENTGGREFIEDGRSGLIVPPSDSQAIAASVRSLIDDPARSSHIGQAAAEASNLFGWDAYGDAIERTYRMILDTVPPSSKEDGDEIASFYDEYWNRDSGWTPKHSFSQEMLDLHFKNAFKPTDKVLDVGCGDASNYQSWLVNQVSKLSAIDISNRGVANARRMGLDARVHDLSKPFPYPDASFNGAVCIEVLEHLYDPKFTVSEIFRVLAPGGLFVASVPNNGYFRERLRALTRAELSTSISDFSNEWKGAHIRFYSLQSFRRMLEVCGFEIESVRSNGDASIFDGLDALGGYGMQHATTLLRRKLPRFARLAFLENVWPSLFAPHIIVRARKAR
- a CDS encoding bifunctional riboflavin kinase/FAD synthetase, translated to MKITWGLENATHDPSTITTLGSYDGVHLGHQFILSRLAERKREMGLSRSVLLTFHPHPQEILKRHGKEIELLTTIEERLALLEGKGIDEAIVIKFSEAFSQTSYIEFFREILVGRLGTRAMIVGFNHAFGRNREGDAAHLKQLAPQMGILIEEILPVTVDNVSISSTKIRTALKGGALGDANAWLGRPYAFSGRVVHGDALGRKLGFPTANLELPAPKLIPADGVYAARVILDGKRLQAALSIGTKPTIHSAGERTVEVLLLDFDGDLYDRTLTVECHRYLRPQERFRSLEELREAITRDIQVIREL